One region of Daphnia pulicaria isolate SC F1-1A chromosome 7, SC_F0-13Bv2, whole genome shotgun sequence genomic DNA includes:
- the LOC124348823 gene encoding homeobox protein cut-like isoform X4, translated as MESLDWFTTKSQGPLILAQFWQQRAVLAEKELSVLKEQFERAEDSSKRQRLSSDQANEAPPPPNMDTPLDVMGRPSLLELAAKEKEKQVQTLIEDVQKLQSTLNQLRESSARQLSNFEEELQVRGRHIQRLEAQLEAQKDYQEIRRELSILKSIEFPHLSSTVDEDDDDDQDIAKKSDKVPTSALAGGNKPLEVLLLERNKALQSENTALKVANSELQGEEEKTLTLPLEETSPPSPPPSSSSSASPGPAVLSSKDDASVAQPVSNNNNNNTADCEADHSTANNDNDTMPSSTRLGLANSPMAAAAAAAAAAAASVGAHVGPPPPFSPFVGAVSASGLMGPRHLPPVFHPVLGGLGSLGHFFNEDMLLHWRRSLEASMLSHHQQQQQQLQQQQQERRMASPDRARASSPGSDNGGEEINSSSLYGQRTPTTTAAGDGTATTPTVTTTPRCPTTPTGQQQQQGLNSSTPNSSGVATLPGWPSWEDSHLARLQQEFITRGGVYPGFGGPGSVNSLAGGGLGNGSLDGGDGPSAAALASLMALPEGLTSLLAKSNPLEARLQEMLRATMERYASQALDTLAISRGVRELLSMHNIGQRLFAKFVLGLSQGTVSELLSKPKPWDKLTEKGRDSYRKMHAWACDEAAILLLKSLIPRKGKETGGSSVATKTEESAVTEERIAHILHEASAALRAQQVDDSGSDESKPPSQTQTPSPGPKVEPICSSAAATSSATTTTTTPTSSSSHHHHHNNNNNSSSTTNMLLQQQQQQRRGRKPDHDDISQEQVLRIYHDELAKMMSGGSPAAFNPAAFSPAHLSGLSALAGGGAGSRTMASNLRDYNRSYTSALFERSPEEIRMALDVYQQELNRLMQPPTSSSASSAANATTTTTTTTTASTTTTGNFTSTPAGSAGSQHQSTATTTTGQQQQHLSNGFPQDLSLPKSAAGAGSVRSDEESSEREAVKMRSAVPASSKSSFLLNANENGERSKSVSGETGNNNLSQSSKSVENSMALFMPHSLHNILRPSSSLSPDESNTATTAPTGSGGLGASAGGTGGVASPLQRIASITNSLMSQPANPTLPQVTQRPMKAILPPITQQQFDTYQNLNTEDIVKKVKEQLSQYSISQRLFGESVLGLSQGSVSDLLARPKPWHMLTQKGREPFIRMKIFLEDENAVHKLVASQYKIAPEKLMRTGGYSGSPQSAALKNSVAKMMTPTSMPATSPAMSSGNSTGGGMDLSPNSLAHSALALHGLRGPASALASLTHGAGLDLNSSMSGRSSPIPSGLTYGATLAHFMSAQSSLNQRSLASQMAHHHQQQQQQQQHHQQQQQQQQQLHQSPVLVKIDKNSSSSVSKSLSNTPLGGHNNNATSNGLTPSPMDDSSTPTPGLTGSGIPTLAAYSLPAHSVYELAALTQDLDTQGMTTKIKEVLLANNIGQKIFGEAVLGLSQGSVSELLSKPKPWHMLSIKGREPFIRMQLWLSDPRNIEHIQRLKTERREAGKRRRDLGFPMGATDAAGPNSNASSNTNSFMGGDNSSNDGSMGGSPSPYGGNPNHHHHHQATSLTTTGAGASLSSSSPSPAKKQRILFSDQQKEALKLAFSLDPYPSTSAMEFLAQELNLSTRTITNWFHNHRMRLKQQQSNSLDCSTKEEISSSASPATMANGGRESSGQFDPIHFRLLFHQRLFEMQVASGEEGSGGHHHNPASGGGGGGGHHPGAGAGGMALPASLAGLPPQLAGNLNMMASLGMPYPFYATGMLSQFCMGLGNPSPDMAPGAEGLDLTLARQRVAALGQSDSDAEDSDCESDTSSRTGPTPHRDLDRRRGDSRPPVKMPSPLMSMIAQAKTAASLGIASQEGPASQAAARSSRRSRKPAAPQWVNPHWQQTSAVRERVESEDGRDSSEERDKKKAKHFSSLHHRSVDANLNNFVESDAPAAGGRDSSAERPSVRATVDDDDDDKYDNDEEEDEEDEEESPKRLTIHRPRAGSLSPSRRASPSPSPSSDEDKMDDESEAKDDDNNEQS; from the exons aaACAGGTTCAGACATTGATCGAGGACGTTCAAAAGTTGCAGTCGACGTTAAACCAGTTGCGCGAATCCTCTGCCCGCCAACTGTCAAACTTTGAAGAGGAATTGCAGGTGCGCGGCCGACACATTCAGCGACTGGAAGCTCAGCTCGAAGCGCAAAAAGACTACCAGGAAATCCGCCGTGAACTCAG TATCTTGAAATCGATCGAGTTTCCGCACCTGTCGTCGACCGttgacgaagacgacgacgacgaccaggaCATTGCCAAGAAATCGGACAAGGTCCCCACTTCCGCGTTAGCCGGCGGCAACAAACCGCTAGAGGTCTTGCTCCTGGAACGCAACAAAGCTCTCCAGTCGGAGAACACGGCACTCAAAGTCGCCAACAGTGAGCTGCAAG gcgaagaagaaaagactttgACACTTCCGCTGGAAGAAACTTCACCTCCATCACCTCCACCGTCGTCTTCCTCGTCGGCGTCTCCCGGTCCGGCTGTTTTGTCTTCCAAAGACGACGCCAGCGTCGCCCAGCCggtcagcaacaacaacaacaacaacacggcaGATTGTGAAGCCGATCACTCTACGGCCAACAACGACAACGACACGATGCCCTCGTCGACGCGTTTGGGACTGGCCAACAGTCCGATGGCGGCTGCAGCGGCAgctgcggcggcggccgccgcCTCAGTCGGCGCCCACGTCGGCCCACCTCCGCCGTTCTCGCCTTTCGTCGGCGCCGTTTCCGCATCGGGTCTGATGGGTCCGCGACACCTGCCGCCCGTCTTCCACCCCGTCTTGGGCGGCCTGGGCTCGCTGGGCCACTTTTTCAACGAGGACATGCTCCTGCACTGGCGGCGATCGCTGGAAGCTTCCATGCTGAGccatcaccagcagcagcagcagcagttgcagcaacagcaacaggaGCGACGGATGGCGTCGCCCGACCGCGCCAGAGCGTCCAGCCCCGGCAGCGACAACGGTGGCGAAGAGATCAACAGCAGTAGTCTCTATGGCCAGCGGACACCAACGACAACGGCGGCCGGAGACGGAACTGCCACTACACCCACCGTAACGACGACTCCCAGGTGCCCGACTACTCCTaccgggcagcagcagcagcagggacTCAACTCTTCGACGCCCAACTCTTCCGGCGTAGCCACTTTGCCCGGCTGGCCTAGCTGGGAAGACTCTCATTTGGCCAGGCTGCAGCAAGAGTTCATCACACGCGGGGGCGTCTACCCAGGTTTCGGCGGCCCAGGCAGCGTCAACAGCCTGGCCGGCGGTGGCCTAGGAAATGGTAGCCTAGACGGTGGCGATGGACCGTCGGCCGCTGCCTTAGCCTCTCTGATGGCCCTTCCGGAAGGTTTGACATCGCTACTGGCCAAGAGCAACCCGCTCGAGGCCCGTCTCCAGGAGATGCTGCGCGCCACGATGGAGCGCTACGCCAGCCAAGCCCTGGACACGTTGGCCATTTCGCGCGGCGTCCGCGAGCTCCTCTCCATGCACAACATCGGCCAGCGACTCTTCGCCAAGTTCGTCCTCGGCCTCTCGCAGGGCACCGTCTCCGAGCTCCTCTCCAAGCCCAAGCCCTGGGACAAGTTGACGGAGAAAGGCCGCGATTCCTACCGCAAAATGCACGCCTGGGCCTGCGACGAAGCCGCCATTTTGCTCCTCAAGTCTCTCATTCCACgcaaag gAAAAGAAACGGGAGGATCGTCAGTGGCGACCAAGACGGAGGAGAGCGCCGTTACCGAGGAGCGGATCGCCCACATCCTGCACGAGGCCAGCGCCGCTCTACGGGCGCAACAAGTCGACGATTCGGGTAGCGACGAGAGCAAACCGCCCAGCCAAACACAG ACGCCATCGCCCGGACCGAAAGTGGAGCCGATCTGCTCTTCAGCCGCCGCCACGTCCAGTGCCACTACGACCACTACAACTCCCACCTCCTCATctagccaccaccaccaccacaacaacaacaacaacagcagtagTACTACCAACATGTTgttgcaacagcagcagcagcagcgtcgcGGACGCAAGCCCGACCACGACGACATCTCGCAGGAGCAAGTGCTGCGCATCTACCACGACGAGCTGGCCAAGATGATGTCGGGGGGCTCTCCCGCCGCTTTCAATCCGGCCGCTTTCAGTCCGGCCCACCTCTCCGGATTATCCGCCCTCGCCGGAGGCGGCGCCGGTTCCAGGACTATGGCCTCCAATCTCCGCGATTACAATAG ATCCTACACTAGCGCGCTCTTTGAGCGATCGCCGGAAGAGATCCGCATGGCCCTGGATGTCTACCAACAGGAGCTGAACCGGTTGATGCAGCCGCCGACTTCCTCTTCGGCGTCATCGGCTGCCAATGcgacaacgacgacaacgacaacaacgacggcgtcgacgacgacaacggGCAATTTCACTTCGACGCCCGCCGGCAGCGCCGGAAGTCAGCATCAATCGACAGCGACGACAACAACcggacaacaacagcagcatctCAGCAACGGTTTCCCACAAGACCTGTCGCTGCCCAAGAGCGCGGCAGGAGCCGGGAGCGTCAGGAGCGACGAGGAGAGCTCGGAGCGTGAGGCCGTCAAGATGAGGTCGGCCGTGCCGGCCAGCAGCAAATCCTCGTTCCTCCTCAATGCCAACGAGAACGGAGAGCGGAGCAAGAGCGTCTCGGGCGAGACGGGCAACAACAACTTGTCGCAGTCGTCGAAATCGGTCGAGAACTCGATGGCTCTTTTCATGCCCCACTCGCTGCACAACATCCTTCGCCCGTCTTCCAGCCTGTCGCCCGACGAGTCCAATACGGCGACGACAGCTCCCACCGGAAGTGGCGGCCTGGGTGCCAGCGCCGGTGGGACGGGCGGCGTGGCCTCGCCCCTGCAGCGCATCGCTTCCATCACCAACTCGTTGATGTCGCAGCCGGCCAATCCGACCTTGCCGCAAGTGACGCAACGGCCGATGAAAGCCATTCTGCCTCCCATCACTCAGCAGCAGTTTGACACCTACCAGAACCTCAACACGGAGGACATCGTCAAAAAG GTCAAAGAGCAGCTGAGCCAGTATTCCATCAGCCAGCGACTGTTTGGCGAGTCGGTACTGGGCCTGTCTCAGGGCTCCGTTTCAGACCTGCTGGCCAGGCCTAAACCGTGGCACATGCTGACCCAGAAAGGCCGGGAGCCTTTCATCCGCATGAAGATCTTCCTGGAAGACGAGAACGCCGTCCACAAGTTGGTCGCCTCGCAGTACAAGATCGCACCCGAAAAGCTGATGCGGACTGGCGGATATTCCGGATCTCCAC AATCCGCGGCTTTGAAGAACTCTGTGGCCAAGATGATGACACCCACGTCGATGCCGGCCACTTCACCGGCCATGTCGAGCGGAAATTCCACCGGTGGTGGCATGGATTTATCGCCCAACAGTCTGGCCCATTCAGCGCTGGCCCTTCATGGCCTCAGAGGTCCCGCCAGCGCCTTGGCATCGCTGACCCACGGAGCCGGATTGGATTTGAATTCGTCCATGTCTGGGCGATCGAGTCCCATCCCGAGTGGTCTGACTTACGGCGCCACTTTGGCCCACTTCATGTCGGCCCAGTCGAGCCTCAACCAGCGTAGCCTCGCCTCTCAAAtggcccaccaccaccagcagcagcagcagcaacaacaacaccaccaacaacaacaacaacaacagcaacaactgcATCAGTCGCCCGTACTGGTCAAGATTGATAAGAATTCCAGCTCGTCTGTTAGCAAGTCGCTGTCCAACACGCCCCTGGGCGGCCATAATAACAACGCCACGAGCAACGGTCTGACACCCAGTCCTATGGACGACAGCTCGACACCCACGCCCGGCCTAACTGGGTCGGGTATTCCCACTTTGGCCGCCTATTCTCTGCCGGCGCACAGCGTCTACGAGCTGGCGGCCCTGACGCAAGACCTGGACACCCAGGGAATGACGACCAAGATCAAGGAGGTCCTTCTGGCCAACAACATTGGGCAAAAAATCTTTGGTGAAGCCGTCCTGGGCTTGTCGCAAGGCTCCGTCTCCGAGCTGCTGTCCAAACCCAAGCCGTGGCACATGTTGAGCATCAAGGGCCGGGAGCCTTTCATCCGCATGCAACTGTGGCTGAGCGATCCCCGCAACATTGAGCACATCCAGCGGCTGAAGACGGAGCGACGGGAGGCCGGCAAGCGTCGACGTGATTTGGGCTTCCCCATGGGGGCGACGGACGCGGCCGGACCCAATTCCAACGCTTCCAGCAACACCAACTCGTTCATGGGCGGTGACAATTCGAGCAACGATGGCTCGATGGGCGGCAGTCCGTCTCCGTACGGCGGCAAccccaaccaccaccaccaccaccaagccACGTCGCTGACGACGACGGGCGCCGGCGCCTCGCTGTCCTCCTCGTCGCCGTCGCCGGCCAAGAAGCAGCGCATCCTGTTTTCTGACCAGCAGAAGGAGGCGCTCAAGCTGGCCTTCAGCCTGGATCCTTACCCCAGCACGTCGGCCATGGAGTTCCTGGCCCAGGAGCTGAACCTGTCGACGCGGACCATCACCAACTGGTTCCACAACCACCGCATGCGCctcaagcagcagcagtccaACTCGCTGGATTGTTCCACCAAGGAGGAGATCTCGTCGTCGGCCTCGCCGGCCACAATGGCCAACGGCGGTCGCGAAAGCTCGGGACAGTTTGATCCCATCCACTTCCGGCTCCTCTTCCACCAGCGTCTCTTTGAGATGCAGGTCGCTTCCGGCGAGGAAGGCTCAGGAGGTCACCACCACAACCCCGCaagtggcggcggtggtggtggcggtcaTCACCCCGGCGCCGGCGCCGGTGGCATGGCTTTGCCCGCCTCTTTGGCCGGACTCCCGCCTCAATTGGCCGGCAATTTGAACATGATGGCCTCGCTGGGCATGCCCTACCCGTTCTACGCCACTGGCATGTTGTCGCAATTCTGCATGGGCCTGGGCAACCCTTCGCCGGACATGGCACCCGGAGCCGAGGGACTGGACTTGACGTTGGCCAGGCAACGCGTTGCCGCCCTCGGCCAAAGCGACTCGGACGCCGAAGATAGCGACTGCGAATCGGACACGTCGAGTCGGACGGGACCGACGCCGCACAGGGACTTGGATCGCCGACGTGGTGACAGCCGGCCCCCTGTCAAAATGCCCAGTCCGCTCATGTCAATGATCGCCCAGGCCAAGACGGCGGCCAGTCTCGGCATTGCGTCTCAGGAGGGACCGGCCTCCCAGGCAGCCGCCCGATCATCTCGAAGGAGTCGCAAACCCGCCGCCCCTCAGTGGGTCAACCCGCACTGGCAACAGACGTCGGCCGTCCGGGAGCGCGTCGAGTCGGAAGACGGGCGTGACAGCAGCGAGGAGCGCGACAAGAAGAAGGCCAAACATTTCTCGTCGCTCCACCACCGCAGCGTCGACGCCAATTTGAACAATTTCGTCGAATCGGACGCGCCGGCTGCGGGCGGTCGGGACTCGTCAGCCGAGCGGCCCTCGGTCCGGGCcaccgtcgacgacgacgacgacgacaagtaCGACAACGACGAGGAGGAAGACGAGGAAGACGAGGAAGAGTCGCCCAAGCGACTGACTATCCACCGGCCGCGGGCCGGCAGCCTCAGTCCGTCTCGTCGGGCCTCACCTTCGCCGTCGCCGTCCTCGGACGAGGACAAGATGGACGACGAATCGGAAGCCaaagacgacgacaacaacgaaCAATCTTAA